One region of Mustelus asterias unplaced genomic scaffold, sMusAst1.hap1.1 HAP1_SCAFFOLD_301, whole genome shotgun sequence genomic DNA includes:
- the LOC144486239 gene encoding interferon-induced protein with tetratricopeptide repeats 5-like — MSDQEKDLLKVKLDWLQCHFTWAPQKENIDLDNMKQRSEDSIQLDVKYQATSYNQLAFVNCLQGNCEEAIQNLQEAEKILRENHEDEFEKRIIVTYGNRAWVNYHMGQLTEAQSYLDKLERICQQFPDASRYTAMIPEVYGEKGWALLSSAAQYYEDAMECFKKALEEDPDNTEWIFGYATVLFRLEWFSGTPESHGPSEAMKQLRRVLELDPDHTVAMVLLALKLQQFNQKEEALKFIEEALQKSPDLPYVLRYAATFYRKEGDVEKAVELLKKGLEITPNSTFLHSQIGVCYRTKLYEPMNSPGSRGPRNAALQQRAELIKLCKLHFQNALENRPLTSIKPHLDFAGICSLNGEYRKTKEIYNHLLTLDGIRPENKQAICLQAGLFQLNHIKSESNATAHFLEGMKVNYDSIEQKRCRENLEMIAARCLRQNPRDSKALGVYGFLHQLDGERCEAIKCFEKALEFDPDNETYLRALCELRLSIEADNDCPNKN; from the coding sequence TGACCAAGAGAAGGATTTGTTGAAAGTGAAGCTCGATTGGCTTCAATGTCACTTCACGTGGGCGCCACAGAAAGAAAACATTGACTTGGACAATATGAAGCAAAGATCAGAAGATTCAATACAGCTTGATGTGAAATATCAAGCCACGTCTTACAACCAACTCGCTTTTGTAAACTGTCTGCAAGGAAACTGTGAGGAGGCGATTCAAAACTTACAGGAAGCTGAAAAGATTCTGAGGGAGAATCATGAAGATGAATTTGAAAAAAGAATCATCGTCACCTATGGAAACCGTGCCTGGGTCAATTATCACATGGGACAACTGACAGAGGCTCAGTCCTACCTCGACAAACTGGAGAGGATCTGTCAACAATTTCCTGATGCCTCTCGGTATACAGCAATGATACCTGAAGTGTACGGGGAGAAGGGTTGGGCACTGCTGAGCTCTGCTGCTCAATATTATGAAGATGCAATGGAATGTTTTAAAAAGGCTCTGGAGGAAGATCCGGATAACACGGAATGGATTTTTGGATATGCGACTGTTCTGTTTCGTCTGGAATGGTTTTCTGGTACCCCGGAGAGTCATGGGCCCAGTGaagcaatgaagcagttgagacgtGTGCTGGAGCTTGATCCAGATCACACTGTAGCCATGGTGCTGCTGGctctaaaactacaacagttcaaTCAGAAGGAGGAAGCATTGAAATTCATTGAGGAAGCGTTGCAGAAATCCCCTGATCTTCCATACGTGCTTCGTTATGCTGCAACGTTTTACAGAAAGGAAGGAGATGTGGAAAAAGCTGTGGAACTGTTGAAGAAAGGATTAGAAATTACCCCAAACTCTACTTTCTTACACAGTCAAATAGGTGTGTGTTACAGAACCAAATTGTACGAACCGATGAATTCTCCAGGCAGCAGAGGTCCTCGCAATGCTGCTCTTCAACAAAGAGCTGAACTGATCAAACTGTGCAAGCTTCATTTTCAAAACGCTCTTGAAAACCGACCATTAACATCTATTAAACCACACCTGGATTTTGCAGGAATCTGTTCACTGAATGGAGAATATCGCAAAACAAAAGAGATCTATAACCATCTCCTGACACTGGACGGTATACGTCCAGAGAATAAACAGGCAATATGTTTACAGGCTGGGTTATTTCAACTAAATCACATTAAATCAGAATCAAATGCTACGGCCCATTTTCTGGAAGGAATGAAAGTCAATTATGACTCAATAGAACAGAAAAGGTGTCGGGAAAACCTGGAGATGATAGCAGCAAGGTGCCTTCGCCAGAATCCGAGAGACAGCAAGGCCCTTGGTGTTTATGGGTTCCTGCACCAGCTGGATGGGGAGAGATGTGAAGCTATTAAATGCTTTGAAAAGGCTTTGGAGTTTGATCCTGACAATGAAACATATCTAAGGGCTCTTTGTGAATTACGCCTTTCCATCGAGGCCGACAATGACTGTCCCAACAAAAACTAA